One region of Chlorobiota bacterium genomic DNA includes:
- a CDS encoding OmpA family protein — MKWIQTTRGACAALVVAAICGGTFHAAAQQAPPTPAQQVRDWKTDAFGIYGGIVGHESSGDAFNFLTCSTLGSDGDSQGWTAGLLYQVPLSQSFAAMLRLGYVTMGDEKQETENIGNAVENNSTVDAISQHSFDFTIGAISLEPQLMIRPFPIPLNIHLGAQFGFIIQRGANYTERLIAPAGAVFTNGTTERNSQAGGIRNASPAISAIPGLSYDIPIARSLVLAPEAAYHIDFVNSPTLDPDQSVTFRVGLALKYGPGNIIETPASKPSTSPIEAAVQATGLFNDGSEKPVVQVRVEESLGSQLRPLLNYVFFDENSDEIPERYAMIEESDARAFSVESLHYLDVLQTYHQLLNIVGRRMLQNPTATLRIVGRNSDEGEEKANTTLSRNRALAVREYLYNVWGIEMARMPVEAGNLPDKPSNVAEPDGIVENRRVELYSDNPAILEPVFTSDTIRTANPPVVRFRASAQPATGVARWRMTASQAGRTLKEFSGEGPLPAQLDWRIDEDQSRTPKVPSPIDYQLEVEDSDGNIATTPLASIPTDLVTIQRKRRERIADKEIGRYSLILFDFGKAEIGEANRRILEFVKGRVTLNSTVTITGHTDRVGDPATNKKLSQDRAAAVASALTGTKPTTQGLGESQLLFSNDLPEGRFYCRIVDIVVETPIAE; from the coding sequence ATGAAGTGGATTCAAACAACACGTGGGGCGTGCGCGGCGTTGGTGGTGGCGGCAATCTGCGGCGGAACGTTCCATGCCGCAGCCCAACAAGCCCCCCCAACCCCAGCCCAGCAGGTTCGCGATTGGAAGACCGACGCGTTCGGAATCTATGGCGGCATAGTAGGCCACGAGTCAAGCGGGGATGCCTTCAACTTCCTTACCTGCAGCACGCTTGGCTCCGATGGCGATTCGCAAGGTTGGACGGCGGGCCTCCTTTATCAGGTTCCACTCTCGCAATCGTTCGCGGCGATGCTTCGGCTGGGGTACGTCACCATGGGGGATGAGAAGCAAGAGACCGAGAACATCGGCAACGCCGTGGAGAACAACAGCACGGTGGATGCCATCAGCCAGCACTCGTTCGACTTCACGATTGGGGCAATCAGCCTTGAACCGCAGCTGATGATCCGGCCATTTCCAATTCCGCTGAATATCCATTTGGGGGCGCAGTTCGGTTTCATCATCCAGCGGGGTGCCAACTACACCGAGCGGTTGATTGCCCCGGCGGGCGCGGTCTTCACCAACGGAACCACCGAACGGAACAGCCAAGCAGGGGGGATTCGTAACGCTTCGCCAGCAATCAGTGCGATTCCTGGGCTTAGCTACGACATCCCCATTGCCCGCTCGCTGGTGCTGGCCCCGGAAGCAGCGTACCACATTGACTTTGTGAACTCGCCAACCCTGGACCCCGATCAATCCGTCACATTTCGGGTTGGGCTGGCGTTGAAATATGGGCCGGGAAATATCATCGAAACCCCTGCTTCCAAGCCAAGCACTTCCCCCATTGAAGCCGCCGTGCAAGCAACCGGGCTGTTCAACGACGGAAGCGAAAAGCCGGTGGTGCAGGTGCGTGTTGAGGAAAGCTTAGGGTCCCAACTCCGCCCGCTGCTGAACTACGTTTTCTTCGACGAAAACTCGGATGAAATTCCGGAACGCTACGCCATGATTGAAGAGTCCGACGCACGCGCCTTCAGCGTGGAAAGCCTGCACTACCTTGACGTGTTGCAGACCTATCACCAGCTGCTCAACATCGTCGGCAGGCGGATGCTGCAGAACCCAACCGCAACGCTCCGGATTGTTGGAAGGAACTCCGACGAAGGGGAGGAAAAAGCGAACACCACGCTGTCGCGCAATCGTGCGCTTGCCGTGCGCGAGTACCTGTACAACGTTTGGGGGATCGAGATGGCGCGAATGCCGGTTGAAGCCGGGAACCTTCCCGACAAACCAAGCAACGTTGCCGAACCCGATGGCATTGTGGAGAACCGCCGCGTGGAGCTTTACAGCGATAACCCTGCGATTCTGGAACCGGTGTTCACCAGCGATACAATTCGCACGGCGAACCCTCCGGTGGTGCGTTTCCGCGCCAGCGCGCAGCCAGCAACCGGGGTGGCCCGCTGGCGGATGACGGCATCGCAAGCGGGGCGCACGTTGAAGGAGTTCAGCGGGGAAGGTCCATTGCCGGCGCAGCTTGATTGGCGCATTGATGAGGACCAAAGCCGCACCCCCAAAGTTCCGTCTCCGATTGATTACCAGTTAGAGGTTGAGGATTCCGATGGGAACATCGCCACAACGCCGCTGGCCTCGATCCCCACCGATTTGGTAACTATCCAACGGAAGCGGCGCGAACGGATTGCCGACAAAGAAATCGGCCGCTACAGCCTGATTTTATTTGACTTTGGGAAGGCCGAAATTGGCGAAGCGAACCGGAGAATTTTGGAGTTCGTGAAAGGGCGCGTGACGCTGAACTCCACCGTAACAATCACCGGCCACACCGACCGCGTTGGCGACCCGGCAACCAACAAGAAACTCTCGCAAGATCGTGCAGCGGCGGTGGCATCGGCACTTACCGGAACCAAGCCCACCACGCAAGGGCTTGGCGAAAGCCAGCTGCTGTTCAGCAACGATCTTCCCGAGGGCCGTTTCTACTGCCGCATCGTTGACATCGTGGTGGAAACGCCAATCGCGGAATAA
- a CDS encoding outer membrane beta-barrel protein, translated as MIFRYSLSLLMLAAVVLPLQAQEDVLYPYPSKASAYLLGIEVGPNFSLFSQDIALSPIDNRTSPNRALESGNGLGFFGSLMAEVPLTDKIGLQGKVGLDYKRFAMDGSGIADCPDNLQNPFDTVAMDVDQTVSTLYFTSGLFLRFDVANDLFITAGPVLHRWSKSANISTGLEITSPGTCVFTANGQKSIETEATDETSFNESRLGLEAGVGMRFTIGENLWLTPALRFQFMLDPLAPDGIGGVDDFRRNTLGLLNMNFTDRALNALQLGIGVWWKP; from the coding sequence ATGATATTCCGCTACAGCCTTTCATTGCTGATGCTTGCCGCCGTGGTGCTTCCGCTCCAGGCACAAGAAGACGTGCTCTATCCCTATCCATCGAAGGCCTCCGCCTACTTGTTGGGGATCGAGGTCGGCCCCAACTTCTCCCTCTTCTCCCAGGACATCGCCCTTTCCCCAATTGATAATCGTACTTCCCCAAACCGAGCGTTGGAGTCGGGGAATGGCCTCGGCTTTTTTGGTTCGCTGATGGCCGAGGTCCCGCTGACCGATAAAATTGGCTTGCAAGGGAAGGTGGGGCTTGACTACAAACGCTTCGCAATGGATGGAAGCGGGATTGCCGATTGCCCCGACAACCTGCAAAACCCGTTCGACACCGTGGCAATGGATGTTGACCAAACCGTCTCGACCCTCTATTTCACCAGCGGCCTCTTCCTTCGGTTCGATGTCGCCAATGATCTGTTTATCACCGCTGGCCCGGTGCTTCATCGCTGGTCCAAAAGTGCGAACATCTCGACGGGGTTGGAGATCACCTCACCCGGGACCTGCGTCTTCACCGCAAATGGACAGAAGAGCATCGAGACCGAGGCGACCGACGAGACCTCGTTCAACGAATCACGGTTGGGGCTGGAGGCTGGCGTGGGGATGCGGTTCACCATTGGCGAGAATTTGTGGCTGACCCCGGCACTCCGTTTCCAGTTCATGCTGGACCCCCTGGCCCCCGACGGCATTGGCGGCGTTGATGATTTCCGGCGCAACACCCTGGGCCTGCTCAACATGAATTTCACCGACCGGGCGTTGAACGCGCTCCAGTTGGGAATTGGAGTTTGGTGGAAACCATAA
- a CDS encoding J domain-containing protein, with protein MAQQKDYYQILGVAETATEEEIKKAYREIAKKHHPDRNPGNKEAEEKFKQASEAYETLGDKEKRSKYDQLRKLGAMGSRFGGGRGGFGFGDAGTTTTSDDMSYEEFMRKFGGKNQQGRGQKANTSFNFDDIFGNLFGGKKKEEESDEPQPTDDPFFKRKGNDAYVEVTINLAQALLGSRIRVRTPLGKRVTVKIPPGIDPERQLRVPSMGYAELKELGDLYIRVHLAMPKNLTEEQQEATRQFAASLGLKW; from the coding sequence ATGGCGCAACAGAAAGATTACTATCAGATTTTAGGCGTGGCCGAGACGGCAACCGAAGAGGAGATCAAGAAGGCGTATCGTGAGATTGCCAAGAAGCATCACCCCGACCGCAACCCGGGCAACAAGGAGGCCGAAGAGAAATTCAAGCAGGCCAGCGAAGCCTACGAGACGTTGGGCGACAAGGAGAAGCGAAGCAAGTACGACCAGCTGCGGAAGTTGGGGGCAATGGGATCGCGGTTTGGCGGCGGGCGCGGCGGCTTCGGTTTTGGCGATGCCGGAACCACCACCACCAGCGACGACATGAGCTACGAGGAGTTCATGCGGAAATTTGGCGGCAAAAACCAGCAAGGGCGCGGCCAAAAAGCCAACACCTCCTTCAACTTCGATGACATCTTCGGCAATCTGTTTGGCGGAAAAAAGAAGGAGGAGGAGAGCGACGAACCGCAACCAACCGACGATCCGTTCTTCAAGCGGAAAGGGAACGATGCCTATGTTGAAGTAACGATCAACCTGGCGCAGGCACTGCTGGGAAGCCGCATTCGGGTGCGAACTCCATTGGGGAAACGGGTGACGGTGAAAATCCCGCCAGGCATTGATCCCGAACGCCAGCTTCGGGTCCCCAGCATGGGATATGCCGAGCTGAAAGAGCTTGGCGACCTGTACATCCGCGTCCATCTTGCAATGCCAAAAAATCTTACCGAGGAGCAGCAAGAAGCAACACGCCAGTTTGCTGCATCGCTTGGGCTGAAGTGGTGA
- a CDS encoding glycosyltransferase family 9 protein yields MGRSSRGLRAVPRFNFPIRDGLAQRANALLRAAGHQLPRPLVCLNPAGGWPTKQWPTEQYIALGRLLVERFGAQIVVMGTHHVRAGGGAIAAALGGDAINLIGRTNIAEALAIVRQLQLMVSDDGGLMHLAWTNGIPTVALFGATRSAWSRPCGAHARWFGSEDLPCGACMNPTCARGDRHCLERISVQKVMETVKEIVPRDR; encoded by the coding sequence TTGGGCAGAAGCTCCCGGGGGCTGCGTGCTGTTCCCCGCTTTAATTTCCCGATACGGGATGGGCTTGCCCAACGTGCGAACGCGCTGCTTCGGGCCGCTGGCCACCAGCTTCCCCGCCCGCTGGTTTGCCTGAATCCCGCCGGAGGGTGGCCAACAAAACAATGGCCGACCGAGCAATACATTGCGCTTGGCCGATTGCTTGTTGAGCGGTTCGGAGCGCAGATTGTGGTGATGGGAACCCACCACGTACGCGCCGGCGGCGGGGCCATTGCGGCGGCGCTTGGCGGCGATGCAATCAACCTGATTGGCCGCACCAACATTGCCGAAGCCCTGGCCATCGTCCGCCAACTTCAGCTGATGGTAAGCGACGACGGCGGGCTGATGCACCTTGCTTGGACCAACGGCATTCCAACTGTTGCACTCTTTGGCGCAACCCGCTCGGCATGGAGCCGTCCTTGCGGCGCGCACGCCCGCTGGTTTGGTAGCGAGGATCTGCCGTGCGGGGCCTGCATGAACCCCACCTGCGCCCGTGGCGACCGGCACTGCCTGGAACGAATCAGCGTGCAGAAGGTGATGGAAACTGTGAAGGAGATAGTGCCGAGGGATCGGTAA
- a CDS encoding LuxR family transcriptional regulator: MYEKDTLACTANVNGSVFFTDANLTIPPPFFRIRRLPRIFAAMMEPEPRLTQTEIQKLLEQATELRYSDSESARRLAATALIDATAIGDQKSIARAERELGIAHFLHGEFPQALRRYHNALQLQESLGSQSGVAVLLNDIGAVRTEIGDYHGAMEYFLRSLELRRQHNADPLAEASVLMSLGNVHNELDNPAEALRCFSEALATGQSLGNERLIAIASSNIGLAYQYLGSFKPALEYHTISLELSRKTNNHQAEGNAIHNIGFCFYHLQQYAQAAKHLTQSLQLHRAMGNAQSQARDLYLLGAIHQAQGDFAKAAQHYRQGIEIAEKIGTNRNLCDLHRSLSELLQQRRRYAEALWHHQEYHRIFTTVFSEESQRSLSQLTLQQQLEHQRHEAEMLRLKNEQLEMMMRHRESELSGMALQLVQKNELIMWFKQEVRTILQQTRANVRGLGETLLGEIDRRTHDERQWEMFERKLAETQHDFTRSLARRFPSLTPTELRVCSLLKINLSSKEVASILNVTEEAIAAHRNHIRKKLGVAETEDLPLVLQKFDQQEAQQSAQIGDPETAKRLAELHPMLTTMEVKVCVLLRQNLSTKEIADLLHCSERTIENHRYRIRRKLGLGADVNLTTVLAAI, encoded by the coding sequence GTGTACGAGAAGGACACGCTGGCCTGCACCGCTAACGTTAATGGATCTGTTTTTTTTACGGATGCGAATCTAACCATTCCCCCACCCTTCTTCCGCATCCGCAGGCTCCCCCGTATCTTTGCCGCCATGATGGAGCCGGAGCCAAGATTAACCCAAACGGAGATTCAGAAATTGCTGGAGCAGGCGACCGAGCTTCGCTACTCCGACAGCGAATCCGCACGCCGATTGGCCGCCACCGCACTGATAGATGCCACGGCAATTGGCGACCAGAAAAGCATTGCACGTGCCGAGCGCGAGCTGGGGATTGCCCACTTCCTGCATGGCGAATTCCCCCAGGCCTTGCGCCGCTACCACAATGCGTTGCAGCTGCAAGAATCCCTGGGCAGCCAAAGCGGGGTTGCCGTGCTGCTGAACGACATCGGTGCGGTGCGAACGGAGATTGGGGATTACCACGGGGCAATGGAATATTTTCTACGCTCGTTGGAGCTTCGCCGCCAGCACAATGCCGACCCACTGGCCGAAGCATCGGTGCTGATGAGCTTGGGCAATGTCCACAATGAGCTTGATAATCCTGCCGAGGCGCTCCGTTGCTTCAGCGAGGCACTTGCCACCGGGCAAAGCCTTGGCAACGAGCGGCTGATTGCTATTGCCAGCAGCAACATCGGGTTGGCGTATCAATATCTTGGCTCCTTCAAACCGGCGTTGGAGTATCACACCATCAGTTTGGAGTTATCCCGCAAAACCAACAACCACCAAGCGGAGGGGAACGCGATTCATAACATTGGTTTTTGCTTTTACCATCTTCAGCAGTACGCCCAGGCTGCCAAGCACCTTACCCAAAGCCTGCAGCTGCACCGCGCCATGGGGAATGCCCAAAGCCAGGCAAGGGATTTGTACCTGCTTGGAGCAATCCATCAGGCACAAGGGGATTTTGCAAAGGCCGCGCAGCACTACCGGCAGGGGATTGAGATTGCCGAGAAGATTGGCACAAACCGCAACCTGTGCGACTTGCACCGATCACTTTCCGAACTGCTACAACAACGCCGCAGATATGCCGAAGCGTTGTGGCATCACCAGGAATACCACCGAATTTTCACCACGGTATTTAGCGAAGAAAGCCAGCGGAGCTTAAGCCAGCTAACGTTGCAGCAACAACTGGAACACCAGCGGCACGAGGCCGAAATGCTACGGCTGAAGAATGAGCAGTTAGAGATGATGATGCGCCACCGCGAATCGGAACTTTCGGGAATGGCATTGCAGCTGGTGCAGAAAAATGAACTAATCATGTGGTTCAAGCAGGAGGTGCGGACAATCCTGCAGCAGACACGGGCCAACGTGCGGGGGCTGGGGGAAACATTGCTGGGCGAGATTGACCGCCGCACCCACGACGAACGGCAATGGGAGATGTTCGAGCGGAAGCTGGCCGAAACGCAGCACGATTTTACGCGGAGCCTTGCCCGCCGTTTCCCATCGCTGACACCAACCGAGCTTCGCGTTTGCTCGCTGCTGAAAATCAATCTTTCCAGCAAAGAAGTTGCCAGCATCCTGAACGTTACCGAGGAAGCAATCGCCGCGCACCGCAACCACATCCGCAAAAAACTTGGGGTTGCCGAAACCGAAGACCTGCCCCTGGTCCTGCAAAAATTCGACCAGCAGGAGGCCCAACAATCGGCACAGATTGGCGATCCCGAAACCGCCAAACGGCTTGCCGAGCTTCACCCAATGCTTACCACAATGGAGGTAAAGGTCTGCGTTTTGCTGCGGCAAAATCTTTCCACAAAGGAGATTGCGGACCTGCTGCACTGCTCCGAACGAACCATTGAAAACCACCGCTACCGCATCCGCCGCAAACTTGGGCTTGGGGCCGATGTGAACCTGACCACGGTATTGGCAGCCATCTAA